TTCGTGCTTGAGATGCCTCTTTTTCCTTACAGGCGAGTAGAGCAGACACTTCTGTTCGATAGTGTCATGCTGTATTGATGATGAAGAATGAGAAATACTCAACTATGAGTTAAGAatataactttcttttttttggggggggggggatgaactTGTTCCAGAATGGCGATTAACACTCAAACCACAACGATAGCGGTAAGCATGCATGGTCATCGGTCATCGGATCTGCGCAGAGGCGTTGCGACTCCGAACCTAACATAGCCTTAAAATAAATGAGAATAAATGAGCTTTATTATTTCTACTGATGCAGCTTTAGAGAGTCCCGAAAAGAAgcaaattaaataaagaaacagaaaaatacGACACCTCCATACTGCAATTTGACGTTGAAATTCGACCGTGAATCTCAGTATGCCTGTGGAGATAACTGCGTACATATCGGTTACTTCGTCTTATCTATATTGTAGACCTGAGGACACAAGATGGCACGTGTTCACGCCAGAAATATGTAAGCTTAGTATAATGTATTATGTGGAGAGAATTGATGTACGCAAACTTAATTGCAGTCTTCGTTCAGCAATAGCATTTTTTTTACTTATCAGCTGATCAAATATTAGGACATATTAGCAAGACTATTACTGCACATTTTGTTTCAAGGAAGTGTTcttagttttatttttattttttaactcCCTATCTAATATTTCACTTGAGACAGTCGTGACTCGGTGTGTAGCAACATAGTACGAAAGAAATGGAAGAATGCTAACGTTGGGAGGCCCCACCACTGCCACAAATATTTACTCTCAGATTTGTCCATCTTAAGGCATTCACCATTGACATGACGAAATTCATACGACGACGGCTGCATACGCCATTCAATTCTCGCCCATTTAGCGTGTTATTCTGCGACTCTTCGTTCTCATATGCAATGAGTTGTAAGATTATCATGCTCCTGGGCACATAAGAAATACGAAAGCAAATGTTACAGCGTTTAAATCCCACTTACATCAACTTCTCTATGCAGGCTTCGCCTTATGCTTAAGTCAACCTGCAAAAGGTAGTTGATGCCATGGTCTGATTCCTctcaacaaagaaggtcaagtaCGAAAAGTGAGGAATGGAGGGCCGTGGGGCGGTGGCACTAATCCATGCGATGGCGCCCTATTTTGTGCGTCTTAACCACAGATGTTGCCGACTTATACGCGTAGTGCGCGATCTATAGAAGCGCCACTGATGAGCACCTAGCGGGCGCTTTCGTAAGCATGCTCGGGGCCAGTaacagacgacaaccctttgcggCAAGAATGGATAACTTCGcgactgcgatttctcctttcTTCGGGTGTCAGACCGCTTCTTCGGCGGTAACAGCTGTAAGAAGGGCGCTGGTCTCTATGAGAACGCACATGTACACAATCTTACCGGAGTTTGGGACAATCCAGTCCGTATACGTGCCAGATGCGTCCCTCAAGAAAGTGTAACGAAGCCCAGCTACAAAGCAAAGCTCGTGTTCTGTTGCCGCTTCGTTTCGTTGACAAATGCGTTGTCTCgattgcttttttatttctgtttttattctttttgtaATTTGTTTACCCTAGCTGCAATGCTTCGCCTCAATAATAACCACACATCGTTGAGCAAAACGTCTCTCAAACGACTCCACATGGCACGATTCCGGACCACATTGTAGTGATTTTGCGACCGCTGGATGAATACACGTGGTATCACCGAACACCCGCCGTGAAAATTACCTCACGATAAGCAACTGTAAAATTGTAATGGTAATGGGCTCCCTCATCAATAAAGTCACCAAAAGCACGGGTAAATACAAGTGCGAGTTAGCGCTGGACCACGGATGCAATTCCGCTGCGTACCTCGACGAACTGTCCTTCCCGCTAATGTTTTCTCAATTTGACATTGTCTTAGCGATCTGTTAGCAAATGTACAAATGCAAAATATTAGTGTCTTCTaactattttttttgtgtgttattCAGCCACTGTGATTGACTCCCTTGCTCATTTTCCTAGGCGATGGCCTGCTTTCCTGTAAGTAAGGCCTGCTGCCACAGACGTTCTGTCGTGTGGTCGATAGCAAACTTCTCGACAACGCCAATTCATGGCACCGGAGCTTGCACATTCACGCTGAACTTTAAAAGTGTAAGGACTCACAGCGCAATCATCTTTATCTTAGCGGCTCTTCACGCAGGATCTTGCACACATTTACAGCCAAGCTATTAGCTTCTAGTTGGCCGGAATTTTATTGTGGTAGctattatgtggacactccaagcgcatttctgccgtcggagtcgccgtcgccgtgatattCCAGATAAAGTCCAACggcgataaaattgtcgccgcgggccgtatgctgtatgtgcgagtgaaagcttacGCGGGTGAGCTCAATCTAGTGCACGAGAGATAGGAAGCGCGCAGTCTTACGTCATGCGTAATGGTCCGGGAaaggggagagggagggaggcgcGTTTCCCTCCGGGAGGCCCGTGCGCCTCCGCGCGCCCGCCCGGGCTgctgtcttgaaagccatctcaGACGTGTACAGAGACCGCCGTGCgttgtattaacgcgatagcgttaaggagctcgtgtcgcagaaaagccggtgtcgtcggcgtcggtgtcggcgtccgcggagttgaccgtgagcgataaatcacggcaggcactccataaataaaaagcaacttccaagatgggctgggtgggaatcgaaccagggtctccggagtgtgagacggagacgctaccactcagccacgagttcgatgcctccaagaggtacaaacgcgcctctagtgaatgcggtgttgccttcgaaacgagccgtggaaagttttttcgcttagttcgcgttgatgcgaatggcagcacgaaggtcaattcactcgctgctgctggtgCGCTTactaactccagcgttttgacagcgagtgtccgcggtgatcgagcgagacgtgttcatatttgcttgtgcgcTCGTGGTACCATGCTCGTTAACTTAGTTCGTGGTAACTAACTGACCTTCATTTATCAGAGTTGACTCAGTCGGTGGGCAATCAAGAAAAGCTCGCGTTATACaagctttcttcttttgtttcggCAGAAACGCATTACAACGACATGTGATTTCGTGTCATAGACTCAGAAGGAGAGCATGGCAAATAACCATTGGTTCAAACTTGCAAAGAAAGTAGGCACTTGTCCTCGCTGACGTTCTTATCGTCCTTTTCTCGTTTCCACGCAGCGGTTCAATAGTTCTTAGCCGAACGAGACGGTCAAACTGGGGGCCTTATCACACACCGGTGTCCACTTATGAATATATATAGATGTGTCTATCTTCACTTATTCCTTTCAGTCGGATTCGCACTGCAGTGCTTTTAGAGAAACCACCATTTGAAATCTTCCGCCCTTCTCCTCCGCGCACCAGATGGAGGATACCACAACGCTCAGCAGACCAATCCCGACGCTCCCCTCGAGACGTTTCCTCTGTTCTTTCTTCGAAGGCATTCGACGCTGCTCCTGAGCACGTGGCCGGCTCCTCTGCAACTTCAGCGCCTCCAGGCGGATGTTGCCGGAGTTACCGTGGCGCCGTTCGAGAGCCAGTACATGGACAAGTTGCTGCGGTACGATCTGGACGTGTTCCACTGCCATCGTGCGCCGCTCGTCAAACGCCTGGTGGAGGGCGAGTACAGCGTTTGCATTCTGGCCTTCAACGAGGATGTGGAGGTGCGCGTGCGCAGTAATGTCTGGCACTGAAAACTTAGCGCAACCTGCGCAGCTTtccagagggaactctggcgttgCAACGATTGTTCAGCTATAGCGTGCGGTGACGGTTAGTGTATGGCTTTGTCTGATCGTTGTGTTTGTCGCTTCAACGTTCTTGGGGTGTAACTTGACTGCCCTTTATCGCCCTCTATATGGGACTAAATTTTGAAGCAACCCTATATTTCCAAACGCGTAAAGCAAATACATGAGACTTTGCGGAAATGCGCAATTATTGCGCATTGTATCAAAGTTTTACCGCAACGTCTTGGTGAAAATGAACAATTTGCAAAGTCATTATGCCATTTGTAGCCAAAGGACGAAGGTCAGGTAAAACTAGGTGCTGGCTCAACCGACATTCTTCCAGCGGCTATACAGACACCAGCGCCAGAATTGCCGTTCCTGAATTTTATAGCGATGACGCTATGATCTTTTCCACGCTGGCTTTTCCGACAAAAAATGTCGGCGCGCCTCCTGTTGTGATTACTACAGGCAGGACAATCGTGTTCTTACGTATACACGTGCCAGCAAAGGTGCCACGCGAACAGGCGTCAGCCTTTTAACTTCTGATAAGTTGAGTGAACACGCAGAAAATGTGGTAATAGCAGGGAAACAGCCACCAGCTCTCTACTTCTTTTAGACACAGGAAATCTGGCCGCTGTATAACCCGCAGCAATAGCCCAGTGACTGcggcgttgcgttgctaagctcgaggtaccccccccccccccccccacctccatgacggcgtgcctcatttcagatcgtagttttgacaCGTAATACCTGCGAATTTAGTAAATATTTTGGTCCCCCGTTGCAACGTTTGCGTTCGCCAAGATTTCTGCTTAATGCTGGATTGCCTATAACTCGCTGCGAGAGCCTTCAGGCAGAAAATGGCGTATCCGTTCTCGCCAGACTCGTTATCGAAGTCGCACGGTTGTAATGACGCAGGTGGAGCACTTTACCGCAGCTATTAACGGTCTGCTAGAAACGCTCAAAGATTGTTATTCTTCCACTTCAGTGTGATTCGGTTCATTATACGTACACTTCAAAAAAATCTGCCTGCGTCagtatatcttgaattttttcttttaaatgctacaAAAATATCAATAAATTCGGCACGGCGTATTTCGAACAAATCAATTTCCTCTGTTCCCGTTTATTTAGACATGAGTTACCGAGGTAAAGCTGCCTTCTAATGTAGTTGTTCCCCCGACAAGAGCACCGTAAttgagaacgaaaaaaaatatacagcgAGTGATACAGCAGAACATTGAGTGCCACGACGTTACATAAAGGCAGTTGTGCACAACACGTTACTCAACAATCATGTGCGGATGGAGCTGCGCGTCAGTGGTTTCGTTTGGTAACCCTGCGATACCTGTGCGGCGCAGCTGCTGGGCTACGGCGTGGTCCAGGAGATGAGCAACGACACCGGAGACGTGTCTGTGCTGCTTGCCGATGACGATGCCATCGCGGCCACCCTGTTGCGAGCGTTGGCGCAGAACCCCGCCACGCCCAGGCTGCTCACACTCGCCTCACCCGCGCCGTCCGACCGCCGGAGTGACTGCTTCGCAACGCGCATCGGCTTCAGCGTGCGCCAGGCGCACGTTTGTCGCTTCACGCGTCGGAAGCAGGTCATCGACTTCTCGAGGGTGTTCTCGCTCGGCGCACTTTAGGCTGCACATATCTCGCGGGTGTAACGCTGTTGACGTGTACCGTACATGTTAGGGAGCGGCGCACTTCGCGTTGACATTCCGAGCGTTTCCGGCGATCTCTCGGAAGGCAGTAGAATCGGGGAACAATTTTTTTGTAATACCGCGGGGACTTCAAATAGTCGAAATAAACGTTATTCCGTCGCTGTAACGATGTGATTCTTCCTTTATAATGTAAACACCGATACCTCGGGGTGGCTCTCGCAGAACTTACAGTCGGCCGAAAAAGTTTACGGGACACGAGATTTGCGAAAAAAATTTATTCCCGCGAAGCCAGCGCACATAAGCTCTAATATAAACTTTCCCTGCGCAGTGAACTTTGAGACTTACACAGTGATAAATTAAATTAGAAGCACCACGCCATAATTGGCAGAACCGAAATTCGCATTTGCCGTGGTGCCCGTGTCCCGCAAACTTTTGTAACCGACTGTATGCGCCAAACTGGGCGTCGCGTAGACTTTGTGCTGTCAACTGTACTGTGGAGTGCTGTGAGCGTACCCATGTGACTGCTTAGCGGCTATAAAATTAGGGTGTATCATTTGCAGTTCCACGTGGCGTCCCTATTTGCCTATGTGCTTCCATATTATTGTTCATTGTTCAGTGCAGAGGCCCGCAGCCACGAGTGCTTGATACACACGTGTCCACTCTGGAGATACTCCGAAGCTCATATTTGTTTCATGTTTCTTATATTAATTTGCCAAGTGTTTACAGTAGCAGTGCATCGATAATTTGAACATATATGTATGCAGCTACCGTAGATTGTCCACGGCGCTTCAGCACTGTTACAATAAACACGCCACATCAAATTCTTGGTGTCTCTAATGACGCTGATACTTTGCTGATACCCCCTACTAATCTGGTTGCAGAGAGCCACGCGTACCAGAGCACAGCAACAGCTACAATGAAGCTGACAACATAAGCTGATGTTGAATGCACTCTTTCTCGGAGCTCGGAGACGTTTACATCGATTGAAGATTTAAATGGATATTGAATCCCCTATGCAACATCACACCTCCTTCGAAGTGGCATGCGGAGAATATATAAACGTTCAGTTTTCACGCCGTGTGGACTGTGTACAAGTGCAGACTATAGCATATTTTTATTCAGTTTATCGCTTTAACCTGACAGTCACAATGCGATTATCACTGCTGGAATGCTCCCAACTGTTTCTCGTGTAGCACTTATTAAACTTTGGAAATGCAGCCCTGTACTAACCTCTaccacaaaaataataataatgaagaacAGCTACACCCGAAAATATATTCAGGAGCTTTTCATTGACTCGGCAACGATAAAGTTATTGAGCTCATAGCCACTGCGATAAAAAGGCTGGCTCTACCGTAATGGAGAGtacatgtaagcatgaaatgactaccggcaaagcagattggttggagtgATTAGGACGATTACTCACAACCATCTCACAAGCATCCCCGGTGCGCCGGACACCGCCGACCTGGTCACGCGGCGTGGCGCCACCTCTCGAAGGAGGcggcgcaaaacccgcgccgcggaactcacggaccgctggcgttgaaaagaggaCAGGCAGCCCTGCCTCAGCTgtaaaagatgacaatgaagtgcgTGGTGTACTGTATTTgctttttgaacgtcgctattggaaatgacacaTAAAACTTCAGCATACTAGAAGTTAGAGCTTCagggatattgtgaacaaacgttaggaagaactcggaagcaatattttttgtaacttgtctgtgcagtaactagcgtatgaaATGGGCTTCTGTACATAGGGTTACGgtccagagaccgcattttctatATTCTTTACTGGTTGGCCGTATGATctcattttgttctcgcaacgaATAACGGCTCTCGCTTTTGGCTACAGGTCACTTGAAGGCCACCTATGCCGGAGCAAGGAATACGGCATTTGGACTTAAGCTTCGCCTccaggagtggaacgcgatagcattctgggatctccgactgcttctcacgcttccgggcaactgcaccttatgtaaccgtaatgttcatgaaggcgagctttctggtagaaacgcggcctcctgcgtgggccgatcccggaggtagcaCCCACGGCCGCGCCAAAAATATTACGTGATTTTGAGGTTTctattattgtttcgcacttttaatatttcactctAAGAAATATTAACATAAGAGGCATGCGCTGCCGGTTTCTTGTTTCATGATATTCGTTTGTGCGATGTCATTCTCaatattccgaggaataactttctCAAAAATGTAATACAAGAAGCAACTTTGGTgacagaatggtgtggcaatgtaacccgcatataccgcatgtcatatagcaaggcgtggcatatgcatatatctaaatatatatgggctttttttttctcacagggACGCCGGCGTCGGACGCCGACgtcgacacggggcccttaactcTATCCCGTTAATACGAGCGATTGAAGAATCGTGCATTAGATTTGACCTCTACGAAATATGTACGGCTGCGGCCAATGAGACGAAAGAATATGTTCTGACACAGCACACCTCCAAGCCTGCAGGTTACACATTGAATGCGCACTGTGACCGCAATATACAATACTCAGCAAAGCACCCAAACCTCAACAATATTTGCTGTAAGGTCATCAAAAGTACGTGGCGATCATGAATGAACTCTGTCTTTCGgctgttattattttttgttcAGGGGCTGAAGTGAACGTAGATTGAGGCGCACGTCaaaaagcccaggtggtcaaaattaatccgcggTCCGCCAccgcggcatgcctcataacgaGATTGAGGTTTGACATGTGATaaaccgatatatatatatatacatatatatatatatatatatatatatatatatatatatatatatatatatatatatatatatatatatatatatatatatatatatatatatatatatatatatatatatatatatatatatattacttgcTTACTGCTGCTAGTTTGATTCCGCCTGCACCGGAACGTACAGTTTCAGTATCCATAAAACTACGGGCACATTACATTCTGCAAAGCATGAAAACGTTGTAAGCACCTGCCTCGCTAGACGGCAACGAATTTACCAATGCGATTGGCATTCTTTGGGATTTTCACGCGCTTTCGGGGGACTTTCAATGTAAGCGTGTTTCCAGCCAACTTGGGTACACTGGATAGCCCACGGTTTAATGAGTACGAAATCAGGTGGCTGAACTGTCGGAATAtaattcgaaaccaaccatcgtaCCAATTTGGGTCGCTGGGGatgtgccgctattcaatgaacctttcaatgcaattattattcttAGAGTACTTCACGGGCACTTCGggggctatgtatgtatgtatgtatgtatgtatgtatgtatgtatgtatgtatgtatgtatgtatgtatgtatgtatgtatgtatgtatgtatgtatgtatgtatgtatgtatgtatgtatgtatgtatgtatgtatgtatgtatgtatgtatgtatgtatgtatgtatgtatgtatgtatgtatgtatgtatgtatgtatgtatgtatgtatgtgtgtgtatgtatgtatgtatgtatgtatgcatgtatgtatatatgcatgtatgcatgcatgcatgcatgtatgtatgtatgaatgcatgtatgcatgcatgcatgtacgtacgtacgtacgtatgtatgtatgtatgtatgtatgtatgtatgtatgtatgtatgtatgtatgtatgtatgtatgtatgtatgtatgtatgtatgtatgtatgtatgtatgtatgtatgtatgtatcgtCGAGGAAGAACGAGCCTCGAACAGGCGCGCCGCGCCGCTCTCCTCGCACTGGTATGTGCGGATCGCCGTTTCTCCCATCGGCAGCTTGGGACAGCAGCCGTTAATTGCGAATTAGTGCGATTCTAACGTGTTCtgtctgtgcttgctgcgatGTCAGATTATTCAACGTCAACGTGCTACCACTGCGCTGTATTCGGCTGCAAAAAGAACCTTCGCAAATGAACATGAAGGGCTTCTTAAGCCGCGGCGACTTCGTGGACTCCGCCTCTGCGGTTGCAGACAAGCGTCCGATTTGAATCAccagcataaacagaaaggacTCGACGCCATCAAATTCGTCGCGTGGGTGTTCAGGATATATTGTTCCAATGAGCGCACGCCGACGAACTCGACACCCATGATCAAACTGTGGTCTGAACGAAAGGTGCGTATTCAAGTCGGTCAACTTTTGCTGATGGCCGAAGTCAACTATTTCTTCGTGCACGCACAATAAAGTTATATTGTTCGAATCTCTTCTAAGATTATCATGCTCGGTAATTAACGTTCTGGTGGAAGTTGACCTAGTATGTATCACAAAAACTGTAGgtgccgaataaaaaaaaatgaaggtgcgTTATTTTTCGTTCTCTAATGTGCGCGGCTACCCTTAATTCACATGGGCTCTCCCTTACACCCGGTTTTCGTCGACAAGTTTTCTGGCCGTATTACGTCTGGCTGTATTACTCccgaaaataaagttgctgttgcaaAGAGCAGTCGCTCGTTTTTCAGCTCTATCGATTCGGCGAGGTGCCCTTGTACAGGCAGCACTCTATAGACCTAAGAATATACGCATATTCTTTCAACGCATCGCATGCGCCTTGCTTGATTCTTCAATATTCGCGACCATTCTCATTAGGCTGTTTTACCAATGTTGACGTCCTTTCCGGTCCAATTATTTTGCAGTTCCTTATTTTGTAAAGCCAATTCAGAGTAACAAGTAAACAATGCTAAGAAAATCGCACCGCGTAAATTTTAGGAGCACGAAGGCTAGCGAAGCAAGTTTCCTGGAAGCTTTGCAGTTACCTGCATTGGCATGTGCGCAGGTGCGGCACACCGCGTGACACACGGAGACAGCCCTGATTGTTGTCACCTGAGTGATACCTTAATAGAGTTCAAGGCTAGACATACAATAATAACATGCTACACGTATATGATACGTATCGACAATGTTCAGTCTAGACTCGCCTCTTATTTCGATCGCGGGCAGAGCTGTGGCAGCGCCTCTAGGCTCGTCACTGTGCGATAATGCGGCTATTTCTAAGCTAAAAGCTTAGTAACGACACGCTAACAAGTTTCGCAATCCCCAAAACTTGTTGGCACCTCTCAGGAAAACGCGAAAACTTGCCGTTCGTCGTCAACAGTACTTTCGTGGTGCATCCTCTAGCGCAATCCCATATACCAGCATGGCGCCGTGCGATAGAAGGCGCTGTGATATCA
This Dermacentor albipictus isolate Rhodes 1998 colony chromosome 1, USDA_Dalb.pri_finalv2, whole genome shotgun sequence DNA region includes the following protein-coding sequences:
- the LOC135900389 gene encoding uncharacterized protein isoform X1, coding for MFDCCYRGLKGRESSDNVVQKRTFLMKNTGTKPSIGPLSVATVDHPTHEDSEEKRQRNFVIRAMRPEELEAAYNIRLQTNYVFSKNTIQTSWKLQPDSFLVAVSDDDSVLGSVSWCQFADELVILDQVTVERDHHGMGIGPELMAALVDLLASKNLMVRIAENVEEAFVLEMPLFPYRHSTLLLSTWPAPLQLQRLQADVAGVTVAPFESQYMDKLLRYDLDVFHCHRAPLVKRLVEGEYSVCILAFNEDVELLGYGVVQEMSNDTGDVSVLLADDDAIAATLLRALAQNPATPRLLTLASPAPSDRRSDCFATRIGFSVRQAHVCRFTRRKQVIDFSRVFSLGAL